Proteins encoded by one window of Amaranthus tricolor cultivar Red isolate AtriRed21 chromosome 4, ASM2621246v1, whole genome shotgun sequence:
- the LOC130811389 gene encoding BTB/POZ domain-containing protein POB1-like isoform X2, translating to MKNMNRDLFDPRTVMDSEYDDKSPKEGNFGFAFNDSNFSDRILRIEIMAGPSDSKSEAEGCCSLLDWARNRKRRREDLKKDVQADKEENNNGTDATVCPDEQVLNQSDADEVLGCENDDEEAVAMIEESPSGDEGANSNDSSWSMECSTVVRVETLHISSPILAAKSPFFYKLFSNGMRESEQRHVTLRINASEEAALMELLNFMYSNTLSANTAPALLDVLMAADKFEVASCMRYCSRLLRNLPMTPESALLYLDLPSSVLMAEAVQPLTDAAKQYLADRYKDITKFQEEVMALPIAGVEAVLSSDDLQVASEDAVFDFVLKWARAQYPKLEERREILATRLARFIRFPYMTCRKLRKVLSCPDFDHEVSSKLVLEALFFKAEAPHRQRILAAEESASTNRRFLERAYKYRPVKVVEFELPRPQCVVYLDLKREECANLFPSGRVYSQAFHLGGQGFFLSAHCNMDQQSSFHCFGLFLGMQEKGSVSFAVDYEFAARSKPTEDFQSKYKGNYTFMGGKAVGYRNLFGIPWTSFMADDSLYFINGILHLRAELTIRSI from the exons ATGAAAAATATGAACCGAGATTTGTTCGATCCAAGAACAGTTATGGATTCTGAATACGATGATAAGTCACCAAAAGAGGGGAATTTTGGATTCGCTTTTAATGATAGCAATTTTTCAGACAGGATTCTTCGGATCGAGATTATGGCTGGACCGTCGGATTCGAAATCGGAAGCTGAAGGTTGTTGTAGCTTACTTGATTGGGCTCGTAATCGTAAACGTAGGAGGGAAGATTTAAAGAAGGATGTTCAAGCTGATAAAGAGGAGAATAATAATG GTACAGATGCTACAGTGTGTCCTGACGAGCAGGTTTTAAATCAATCCGACGCTGATGAAGTTTTAGGATGTGAGAATGATGACGAAGAAGCTGTTGCAATGATTGAAGAATCACCTTCAG GAGATGAAGGAGCCAATAGCAATGATTCATCATGGAGTATGGAATGTTCAACAGTTGTCAGAGTTGAAACATTGCATATCAGCTCTCCCATCTTAGCGGCCAAAAGTCCTTTTTTCTACAAG CTATTTTCAAATGGTATGAGGGAATCTGAACAGAGGCATGTGACTCTACGTATTAATGCATCTG AGGAAGCTGCTTTAATGGAACTTCTCAACTTCATGTACAGCAACACCTTATCTGCAAACACAGCCCCCGCTTTGCTTGATGTTTTAATGGCTGCAGATAAATTTGAAGTTGCTTCATGTATGAGATATTGTAGCCGTTTATTGCGTAATTTGCCCATGACCCCCGAGTCTGCTCTACTCTATCTAGATCTCCCATCCAGTGTTTTAATGGCTGAAGCAGTTCAACCGTTGACAGATGCAGCTAAGCAATACCTTGCTGATCGTTACAAGGATATTACCAA GTTCCAAGAAGAGGTCATGGCATTGCCCATTGCCGGAGTTGAGGCTGTTCTTTCCAGCGATGATTTGCAGGTGGCATCtgaggatgctgtttttgactttgTCTTAAAGTGGGCGAGGGCGCAGTACCCTAAACTCGAAGAACGCCGAGAAATCCTGGCTACCCGCCTTGCTCGATTTATCCGCTTTCCATACATGACCTGCCGTAAGTTGAGAAAGGTTCTTAGCTGTCCAGACTTTGATCACGAAGTGTCATCCAAGCTTGTCCTAGAGGCGCTCTTCTTTAAGGCAGAAGCCCCACACCGGCAACGGATATTGGCCGCTGAAGAATCAGCTTCCACAAATCGTCGCTTTTTGGAACGTGCCTACAAGTATCGCCCTGTTAAGGTGGTTGAGTTCGAACTTCCTCGTCCGCAATGTGTCGTATACTTGGATTTGAAGCGGGAGGAGTGTGCAAATCTATTCCCATCAGGTCGAGTATATTCTCAAGCATTTCACTTAGGTGGACAAGGATTCTTCCTTTCAGCGCATTGCAACATGGATCAGCAAAGCTCCTTCCATTGCTTTGGATTGTTCCTCGGAATGCAAGAGAAAGGCTCGGTTTCATTTGCAGTTGACTACGAGTTTGCCGCTAGGTCGAAGCCCACCGAAGATTTTCAAAGCAAATACAAAGGGAACTACACATTTATGGGGGGTAAGGCAGTAGGTTATCGAAATCTCTTTGGCATACCATGGACTTCATTCATGGCCGATGATAGTCTATATTTCATCAACGGCATCCTACATCTTAGAGCCGAGCTCACTATTAGGTCAATTTGA
- the LOC130811389 gene encoding BTB/POZ domain-containing protein POB1-like isoform X1, protein MKNMNRDLFDPRTVMDSEYDDKSPKEGNFGFAFNDSNFSDRILRIEIMAGPSDSKSEAEGCCSLLDWARNRKRRREDLKKDVQADKEENNNGTDATVCPDEQVLNQSDADEVLGCENDDEEAVAMIEESPSDEGANSNDSSWSMECSTVVRVETLHISSPILAAKSPFFYKLFSNGMRESEQRHVTLRINASEEAALMELLNFMYSNTLSANTAPALLDVLMAADKFEVASCMRYCSRLLRNLPMTPESALLYLDLPSSVLMAEAVQPLTDAAKQYLADRYKDITKFQEEVMALPIAGVEAVLSSDDLQVASEDAVFDFVLKWARAQYPKLEERREILATRLARFIRFPYMTCRKLRKVLSCPDFDHEVSSKLVLEALFFKAEAPHRQRILAAEESASTNRRFLERAYKYRPVKVVEFELPRPQCVVYLDLKREECANLFPSGRVYSQAFHLGGQGFFLSAHCNMDQQSSFHCFGLFLGMQEKGSVSFAVDYEFAARSKPTEDFQSKYKGNYTFMGGKAVGYRNLFGIPWTSFMADDSLYFINGILHLRAELTIRSI, encoded by the exons ATGAAAAATATGAACCGAGATTTGTTCGATCCAAGAACAGTTATGGATTCTGAATACGATGATAAGTCACCAAAAGAGGGGAATTTTGGATTCGCTTTTAATGATAGCAATTTTTCAGACAGGATTCTTCGGATCGAGATTATGGCTGGACCGTCGGATTCGAAATCGGAAGCTGAAGGTTGTTGTAGCTTACTTGATTGGGCTCGTAATCGTAAACGTAGGAGGGAAGATTTAAAGAAGGATGTTCAAGCTGATAAAGAGGAGAATAATAATG GTACAGATGCTACAGTGTGTCCTGACGAGCAGGTTTTAAATCAATCCGACGCTGATGAAGTTTTAGGATGTGAGAATGATGACGAAGAAGCTGTTGCAATGATTGAAGAATCACCTTCAG ATGAAGGAGCCAATAGCAATGATTCATCATGGAGTATGGAATGTTCAACAGTTGTCAGAGTTGAAACATTGCATATCAGCTCTCCCATCTTAGCGGCCAAAAGTCCTTTTTTCTACAAG CTATTTTCAAATGGTATGAGGGAATCTGAACAGAGGCATGTGACTCTACGTATTAATGCATCTG AGGAAGCTGCTTTAATGGAACTTCTCAACTTCATGTACAGCAACACCTTATCTGCAAACACAGCCCCCGCTTTGCTTGATGTTTTAATGGCTGCAGATAAATTTGAAGTTGCTTCATGTATGAGATATTGTAGCCGTTTATTGCGTAATTTGCCCATGACCCCCGAGTCTGCTCTACTCTATCTAGATCTCCCATCCAGTGTTTTAATGGCTGAAGCAGTTCAACCGTTGACAGATGCAGCTAAGCAATACCTTGCTGATCGTTACAAGGATATTACCAA GTTCCAAGAAGAGGTCATGGCATTGCCCATTGCCGGAGTTGAGGCTGTTCTTTCCAGCGATGATTTGCAGGTGGCATCtgaggatgctgtttttgactttgTCTTAAAGTGGGCGAGGGCGCAGTACCCTAAACTCGAAGAACGCCGAGAAATCCTGGCTACCCGCCTTGCTCGATTTATCCGCTTTCCATACATGACCTGCCGTAAGTTGAGAAAGGTTCTTAGCTGTCCAGACTTTGATCACGAAGTGTCATCCAAGCTTGTCCTAGAGGCGCTCTTCTTTAAGGCAGAAGCCCCACACCGGCAACGGATATTGGCCGCTGAAGAATCAGCTTCCACAAATCGTCGCTTTTTGGAACGTGCCTACAAGTATCGCCCTGTTAAGGTGGTTGAGTTCGAACTTCCTCGTCCGCAATGTGTCGTATACTTGGATTTGAAGCGGGAGGAGTGTGCAAATCTATTCCCATCAGGTCGAGTATATTCTCAAGCATTTCACTTAGGTGGACAAGGATTCTTCCTTTCAGCGCATTGCAACATGGATCAGCAAAGCTCCTTCCATTGCTTTGGATTGTTCCTCGGAATGCAAGAGAAAGGCTCGGTTTCATTTGCAGTTGACTACGAGTTTGCCGCTAGGTCGAAGCCCACCGAAGATTTTCAAAGCAAATACAAAGGGAACTACACATTTATGGGGGGTAAGGCAGTAGGTTATCGAAATCTCTTTGGCATACCATGGACTTCATTCATGGCCGATGATAGTCTATATTTCATCAACGGCATCCTACATCTTAGAGCCGAGCTCACTATTAGGTCAATTTGA